One Centropristis striata isolate RG_2023a ecotype Rhode Island chromosome 22, C.striata_1.0, whole genome shotgun sequence genomic window carries:
- the fam3c gene encoding protein FAM3C — protein MMRTGAILKLAALIFAFLLAVFLAFQLLEINMDFKLSSVISRSMPVSEGSTKPVRYKCGLSKSCPAGNFAFKMASGAASVVGPRVCLEDKLLMSGVKNNVGRGINVALVNGRTGEATKTDSFDMWAGDVAPFIKFLKEIEDGTIVMMASFDDPSTKLNDEARKLISDLGSSAVSNLGFRDNWIFVGGKGIKTKSPFEQHIKNSADTNKFDGWPEVLEMEGCVPQRQD, from the exons ATGATGAGGACTGGAG CTATTTTGAAGTTAGCAGCTCTCATCTTTGCGTTCCTCCTCGCCGTCTTTCTGGCGTTTCAACTGCTGGAGATCAACATGGACTTCAAGCTGAGCAGCGTGATCT CGAGATCAATGCCAGTGAGTGAAGGCT caacgAAGCCTGTTAGGTACAAGTGTGGACTGTCTAAGTCGTGTCCAGCCGGGAATTTCGCCTTCAAGATGGCGAGCGGAGCAGCCAGCGTTGTGGGGCCCAGAGTCTGTCTGGAGGACAAACT ATTAATGAGTGGTGTGAAGAACAACGTGGGGAGAGGGATCAACGTGGCGCTGGTTAATG GGAGAACAGGGGAAGCTACCAAGACAGATTCCTTTGATATGTGGGCAGGAG ACGTGGCTCCGTTTATTAAATTCCTCAAAGAAATTGAGGATGGGACGATCGTGATGATGGCTTCATTTGATGATCCCTCAACAAA ACTTAATGATGAAGCCAGGAAGCTGATTTCTGATCTAGGAAGCTCGGCTGTCAGTAATTTGGGTTTCCGTGATAACTGGATCTTTGTTGGAGGGAAAGGCATCAAGACCAAGAGTCCATTTGAGCAG caTATAAAGAACAGCGCCGACACCAACAAGTTCGACGGCTGGCCCGAGGTGTTGGAGATGGAGGGCTGCGTCCCCCAGAGGCAGGACTGA